From Elusimicrobiota bacterium, the proteins below share one genomic window:
- a CDS encoding MFS transporter — protein sequence MKKYIEQFKDKARSLPRDFWLFLLATVFIGFASSIVESTFNNFLNEQYAITSLQRTVIELPRELPGVMVVFISALLFFFCNRTLAAVSQVLAAIGILLIALTAKSFSVMLAWLFIFSLGQHIFLPLTSDIGMELARDGKTGRRLGQLQGAGNFAAIAGSFFIFLGFKYLRLNFPTAFIISAVFLLLAAGLIFGMKKNMPVPFKTKLVYRKEYYLYYILTVMFGTRKQLFMTFAPWVLITVYMQPTQAIATLLTIGGIIGIVFKPLLGRWIDKYGERVILSIETVMTVFVCVFYGFAGKMFSHGVALAIISGCYIIDQLLMSVSMARATYLKKVALSPQDVTATLSAGTSIDHVFSISVALLGGIVWTRFGYEYIFLSGAVLALVNLVFTLKIRT from the coding sequence TTGAAAAAGTATATTGAACAGTTTAAAGATAAAGCAAGATCATTACCCCGCGACTTCTGGCTATTTTTACTGGCAACTGTATTCATTGGCTTTGCGTCAAGTATTGTGGAGTCTACATTCAACAACTTCTTGAATGAACAATACGCTATCACGAGCCTGCAGAGGACAGTGATTGAACTCCCGCGTGAACTTCCCGGTGTGATGGTAGTTTTTATATCTGCACTACTATTTTTCTTTTGTAACCGCACTTTGGCAGCGGTATCACAGGTTCTTGCTGCCATCGGGATATTATTAATTGCCCTTACAGCAAAAAGTTTTTCTGTAATGCTTGCCTGGCTGTTTATCTTCAGTTTAGGCCAGCACATATTTTTGCCGTTAACCTCGGATATCGGGATGGAACTCGCGAGGGATGGGAAGACCGGCCGCCGGCTTGGGCAGTTACAGGGTGCGGGTAATTTCGCAGCGATTGCCGGTAGTTTCTTTATTTTTCTGGGGTTCAAATATTTGAGGTTAAACTTTCCCACGGCATTCATAATTTCCGCTGTATTCCTGCTTCTCGCTGCGGGGTTAATATTCGGGATGAAAAAAAATATGCCCGTCCCGTTTAAAACAAAACTTGTTTACCGGAAAGAGTACTATTTGTATTACATCCTAACCGTGATGTTCGGCACGAGAAAACAGTTATTCATGACCTTCGCTCCGTGGGTATTGATCACCGTGTATATGCAGCCAACACAGGCAATCGCAACGTTGCTCACTATCGGCGGGATTATAGGTATAGTATTCAAACCCTTACTCGGGAGATGGATCGATAAGTACGGTGAACGCGTGATCCTTTCTATAGAAACCGTGATGACAGTATTTGTCTGCGTATTCTATGGATTTGCAGGTAAAATGTTCAGCCATGGTGTTGCACTGGCAATCATCAGCGGGTGTTATATCATAGACCAGCTGCTAATGTCTGTGAGTATGGCCCGCGCTACGTATCTTAAGAAAGTAGCATTATCTCCGCAGGACGTTACCGCAACATTATCCGCAGGAACGTCGATTGACCACGTATTCTCGATAAGTGTTGCATTACTCGGCGGTATTGTATGGACTCGGTTCGGGTACGAATACATTTTCCTCAGCGGCGCAGTACTCGCACTGGTAAACCTTGTGTTTACGTTGAAGATACGCACATAA
- a CDS encoding DUF1846 domain-containing protein, which translates to MRKTGFDNEKYLNEQTAAIMERAKRFDNKLYLEFGGKIIYDYHAARVLPGFDPNVKMRLLQKLKDNADIILCIYAGDIERRKIRADFGITYDVDAMKLIDDLKEWDINVLAVVITRFGNQPAAKLFKTKLERRGVNVYTHFAIKGYPTDIDTIVSKDGYGANPYIKTNKPLVVVTAPGPGSGKLATCLSQLYHDHQHGKNSGYAKFETFPIWNIPLKHPVNVAYEAATADIKDFNMIDSHHLEAYGETLINYNRDVEVFPVIRRILEKIMGTKDVYKSPTDMGVNRAGFGITDDEIVKDAAKQEVIRRYFRACCEYAMGLEERDTVQREEMLMEQLGLKPEARSVVAPAREAAKDAETKKKGHNGIYCGAAIELQDGTVVTGKNSALMHAASCLVLNATKKLAGIPKNIHLLSPNILESIGKFKKTILGAKNVSLDLEETLIALSISSASNPAAQLAMEKLKDLQGCEVHTTHIPTPGDDAGLKKLGVNLTSDPQFSTTKLYES; encoded by the coding sequence ATGAGAAAAACAGGGTTTGACAACGAAAAATACCTTAACGAACAAACTGCAGCGATTATGGAACGCGCAAAAAGGTTTGATAACAAACTTTATCTTGAGTTCGGCGGAAAAATTATTTATGACTACCATGCTGCGCGCGTACTACCCGGTTTTGACCCCAACGTAAAAATGCGGTTACTCCAAAAACTTAAAGACAATGCGGATATCATACTATGCATCTACGCCGGTGATATTGAACGCCGTAAAATCCGTGCAGATTTCGGGATCACCTACGACGTTGACGCTATGAAGCTTATTGACGACCTCAAAGAATGGGATATAAACGTCCTCGCGGTTGTAATCACGCGGTTCGGCAACCAACCCGCTGCGAAATTGTTTAAAACCAAACTTGAACGCCGCGGGGTTAACGTATATACTCACTTCGCAATCAAAGGATACCCAACCGATATTGACACAATCGTCAGTAAAGACGGGTACGGCGCTAATCCGTATATAAAAACAAATAAGCCGTTAGTTGTTGTCACCGCACCGGGCCCCGGCAGTGGGAAGCTCGCCACGTGCCTCTCCCAGCTTTATCATGACCACCAGCACGGCAAAAACTCGGGCTACGCTAAATTCGAAACATTCCCTATCTGGAACATCCCGCTTAAGCATCCGGTCAACGTTGCGTATGAAGCCGCTACCGCGGATATCAAAGATTTTAATATGATTGACTCTCACCACCTTGAAGCATACGGGGAAACCTTGATAAACTACAACCGCGATGTAGAAGTATTTCCTGTGATACGTCGTATACTAGAAAAAATAATGGGTACCAAAGATGTGTATAAATCACCTACGGATATGGGTGTCAACCGTGCAGGCTTCGGAATAACTGACGACGAAATTGTGAAGGACGCGGCAAAACAGGAAGTTATACGGCGCTACTTCCGTGCGTGTTGCGAGTATGCTATGGGGTTGGAAGAAAGAGATACTGTCCAGCGTGAAGAAATGCTGATGGAACAACTCGGGCTGAAACCTGAAGCCCGCAGTGTTGTCGCACCGGCACGTGAAGCTGCAAAAGATGCGGAAACAAAGAAAAAAGGGCATAACGGTATTTACTGCGGTGCAGCGATTGAGCTGCAAGACGGTACCGTAGTTACCGGCAAAAATTCTGCGTTGATGCACGCAGCATCATGCCTTGTACTGAACGCAACAAAAAAACTTGCGGGGATACCTAAAAATATACATTTATTATCGCCTAACATCCTGGAATCCATAGGTAAATTCAAAAAAACTATATTAGGCGCAAAAAATGTCAGCCTCGACCTGGAAGAAACGCTTATAGCGTTGAGTATAAGTTCCGCATCAAATCCCGCAGCACAGCTTGCGATGGAAAAACTCAAGGATTTACAGGGTTGTGAAGTTCATACCACG
- the nspC gene encoding carboxynorspermidine decarboxylase — translation MKTPYYFIDENKLMYNLLKIEKLRKLSGTKSVLALKCFSTWSVFNLMRKYMDGTTSSSLYEARLGHEKFGKEVHAYSVAWKDNEISEVKKYASKVIFNSISQLNRFYREVRTLPLGLRVNPGISYSHFDLANPVRKYSRLGVCSINDVERVLPKISGLMFHYNCENNDYKNICQNLSFIADKYGKILKKLDWVSLGGGYYFTQKGFPLEKFAHKLKEFSTTFGVQVYLEPGESSITQSAELVTTVVDIVRNKKSVAIVDASTEAHMLDLLIYRIPAKMEYGISKTGKHRYIVAGRSCLAGDIFGEYSFKSPLRIGSELRITDAAGYTMVKKNWFNGLQMPSIVVKRLNGKLDIIKSFSYNDFKDSLS, via the coding sequence ATGAAAACGCCATATTATTTTATCGACGAAAATAAGTTGATGTATAATCTTCTTAAAATAGAGAAGTTGCGCAAACTTTCCGGGACAAAGTCAGTGCTCGCGCTTAAATGTTTTTCTACATGGTCAGTATTCAACCTTATGCGTAAGTATATGGATGGAACCACAAGTAGTTCGTTGTACGAAGCAAGGCTTGGGCATGAAAAGTTTGGGAAAGAAGTTCATGCGTACAGTGTTGCATGGAAGGATAACGAAATCAGTGAAGTAAAAAAGTATGCAAGTAAGGTTATCTTCAATTCTATTTCTCAATTAAACCGTTTTTATAGAGAAGTCAGGACGTTGCCTTTGGGTTTACGTGTGAACCCCGGGATTAGTTATTCGCATTTTGACCTTGCAAATCCTGTACGTAAATATTCGCGGTTAGGCGTGTGCAGTATTAATGATGTAGAACGCGTGCTTCCAAAAATATCCGGGTTAATGTTTCATTATAACTGCGAGAATAATGACTATAAAAACATCTGCCAAAACCTTAGTTTCATCGCGGATAAATACGGGAAAATACTGAAAAAACTTGACTGGGTAAGCCTTGGCGGCGGGTATTATTTTACGCAGAAAGGGTTCCCGCTTGAAAAGTTTGCACATAAACTCAAGGAGTTTAGCACAACTTTTGGTGTGCAGGTATACCTTGAACCCGGGGAAAGTTCTATCACTCAAAGCGCAGAGCTTGTCACTACAGTCGTAGATATTGTGCGTAACAAAAAAAGTGTTGCGATAGTCGACGCATCAACGGAAGCGCATATGCTTGACCTCCTGATCTACCGCATCCCGGCGAAGATGGAATACGGTATAAGTAAAACCGGAAAGCATAGGTACATCGTTGCGGGACGGTCATGTTTAGCGGGTGATATTTTTGGTGAGTACTCTTTTAAATCGCCGTTGCGGATAGGCAGTGAACTGCGTATTACCGACGCTGCGGGGTATACTATGGTGAAAAAAAACTGGTTCAACGGTTTACAAATGCCGTCGATTGTAGTGAAAAGGTTAAACGGTAAATTGGACATCATAAAAAGTTTTAGTTATAATGATTTTAAAGATAGTTTGTCGTAA
- a CDS encoding saccharopine dehydrogenase family protein has protein sequence MRKNVLIIGAGGVSHVAAHKAAMHNDVLGDICIASRTQKKCDAIIESVNRKNNVKDKSKKLYSRQVNALDVAATSKLIKETKSDIVLNLGQAYVNMSVLEACINTGAVYMDTAIHEDPGKVCEDPPWYANYEWKRRDRCKDNKVTAILGVGFDPGIVNAWCALAVKHYFDKIDTIDIMDVNAGSHGKYFATNFDPEINFREFKKVWTWIDRKWVEAKVHDVKRFYNFPVVGKLPIYLNGHDELHSLSKNIDANSIRFWMGFGDHYINVFTVLTKLGLTSEKPIKTAEGVEVIPLKVLKALLPDPSSLAPGYTGKTCIGNLIKGTKDGKPKKVFIYNICDHAECYKEIEAQAISYTAGVPPIAAAMLVANGKWDVKRMVNVEELDPDPFIELLNGMGLPTEVLENPPEQEMP, from the coding sequence ATGAGAAAGAACGTGTTGATCATCGGTGCGGGCGGTGTTTCGCATGTAGCAGCGCATAAGGCTGCAATGCATAACGACGTATTAGGCGATATCTGTATAGCGTCACGGACACAAAAAAAGTGTGATGCTATAATAGAAAGCGTTAACCGAAAAAATAATGTTAAGGATAAAAGTAAAAAACTGTATTCCCGCCAGGTCAACGCATTAGACGTAGCTGCAACAAGTAAGCTTATCAAAGAAACAAAATCTGATATCGTCCTTAACCTCGGGCAGGCGTATGTTAATATGTCAGTCCTTGAAGCATGTATCAATACCGGTGCGGTGTATATGGATACCGCAATACATGAAGATCCGGGTAAGGTATGCGAGGACCCGCCCTGGTACGCGAACTACGAATGGAAACGCCGTGACCGGTGTAAGGACAATAAGGTTACAGCAATCCTTGGGGTTGGGTTTGATCCCGGTATAGTCAACGCATGGTGCGCGCTTGCGGTAAAGCATTACTTCGACAAGATTGATACCATCGATATTATGGATGTCAACGCAGGTAGTCACGGTAAATATTTCGCAACAAACTTTGATCCTGAGATAAACTTCCGTGAGTTCAAAAAAGTGTGGACATGGATTGACCGTAAATGGGTGGAAGCTAAAGTACATGATGTGAAACGGTTCTACAACTTCCCGGTTGTCGGTAAACTGCCGATATATCTTAACGGCCATGACGAACTTCATTCGTTATCAAAAAATATTGATGCTAATAGTATCCGTTTTTGGATGGGTTTCGGGGATCATTATATTAATGTGTTCACAGTACTTACCAAGCTCGGGTTAACCTCCGAGAAACCGATTAAGACCGCGGAAGGTGTTGAGGTTATACCGCTGAAAGTCCTGAAAGCATTACTTCCCGACCCGTCGTCATTAGCGCCGGGGTATACCGGTAAAACGTGTATCGGTAATCTTATTAAAGGAACTAAAGACGGGAAACCTAAGAAAGTGTTTATCTACAATATCTGTGACCATGCGGAGTGTTATAAAGAAATTGAAGCACAGGCAATTTCGTATACTGCCGGAGTGCCGCCCATAGCTGCAGCGATGCTTGTCGCTAACGGTAAGTGGGATGTCAAACGTATGGTCAATGTTGAAGAACTTGACCCGGACCCGTTTATTGAACTGCTAAACGGTATGGGCTTACCAACAGAAGTGTTGGAGAACCCGCCTGAACAGGAAATGCCATAA
- a CDS encoding glycyl-radical enzyme activating protein, with translation MEKAVIFDIQRFSVHDGYGIRTTVFFKGCTLNCVWCQNPESISAKKQLLFHSELCITCGACAIICGNGHKILHNKHVFNRRPCISCGKCTSACLTKALVVSGKEVTVNDICDEVVKDKKFYSSSGGGVTFSGGEPLVYSLFIRRVMDKLKKVKVGVAIQTAGNVKWENIERVIDADIFMYDLKLMDPGLHKKYTGYSNDLILQNLRKLSALRKVVVRTPLIPGITDTKKNVAAIKRFVSALPNVIELKFLPYNEFTPAKYNALGLKYKLRSI, from the coding sequence GTGGAGAAAGCCGTAATCTTTGATATCCAGCGGTTCTCGGTTCATGACGGGTACGGTATACGTACTACCGTATTTTTTAAGGGATGCACTCTTAATTGCGTATGGTGCCAGAACCCGGAATCGATTTCCGCGAAAAAACAGTTGTTGTTTCATTCCGAACTTTGTATTACCTGCGGTGCGTGCGCAATAATTTGTGGTAACGGGCATAAGATTTTACATAATAAACATGTATTCAATCGCAGGCCTTGTATATCGTGCGGGAAATGTACGTCCGCGTGCTTGACAAAAGCGTTGGTGGTTTCCGGGAAGGAAGTTACTGTAAACGATATCTGTGATGAAGTGGTGAAGGATAAAAAGTTTTATAGTTCTTCCGGTGGGGGTGTAACATTTTCGGGGGGTGAGCCTCTGGTATACTCATTGTTTATCCGCAGGGTAATGGATAAATTGAAGAAAGTAAAGGTCGGGGTTGCAATCCAAACCGCGGGGAATGTTAAATGGGAAAATATTGAACGCGTGATCGATGCTGATATTTTTATGTATGACCTTAAACTTATGGATCCCGGGCTTCATAAAAAGTATACAGGATATTCCAATGACCTTATACTCCAGAATCTCAGGAAATTATCTGCCCTGCGTAAAGTAGTTGTGCGGACACCGTTAATCCCCGGGATCACTGATACCAAAAAAAATGTTGCTGCTATAAAACGTTTTGTGTCTGCACTACCAAACGTTATAGAATTAAAGTTCCTGCCTTATAACGAATTCACGCCGGCAAAATATAATGCGTTAGGGCTTAAATATAAACTTCGCAGCATTTAA
- a CDS encoding GDSL-type esterase/lipase family protein, giving the protein MNIFIVVIILLCIPVTGYTATSIDADNTNIQYIGRIDFSNPKKPAFDWSGAYIYARFTGTSCKIRVQEPMADCWYNVFVDNAAQPLVIGSTVAAAVVYPVASGLADTTHSILITRRNEASLGKTQFLGFILDTGEALQACPARPTRRIEAIGDSITCGYGNMGAATDTFKKSTENNYLTYEAIAARALNADFTVVAWSGKGVIRNYDDSVTASATPLPMYYYRTLGNSVNSSTWTFIPQPQVITIHLGTNDFSTSPNPSQTQFENAYLAFVQQIRLRNPDAHIVCIYSTLIKSAVKPYIQDVVTQSGDSKVHFADLGVTLNYPADWGASGHPNVSGHQKMANALVPLIQNFFVADSTPVNTAPETPYTLTGSSYTLTNTTCTFNTAATDPDGDNVKYRYDWGDGTTTETTLQTSGVTVSVQHSWPAIGQYSVKTKAVDEHNEESAWSAVLTVRVSSVTYYCTLSTSINQVEWGYITKTPEKSVYIKGEQLQLTAVPSEGYRFTSWSGGVTSETNPLTLALATNTAVTANFEIIIQSTFSLTINISPTGAGAVTKQPNMIHYSSGTTVTLTAKAAEGYAFKEWAGDVMSTSNPVTFKMSSPKTLTAVFDVRAVEQEDTVKPAEVHIGSSGGIRKKIGELKQKMSSTGQ; this is encoded by the coding sequence ATGAATATATTTATCGTAGTTATAATTTTACTCTGTATCCCTGTTACGGGATATACCGCCACGTCAATCGATGCGGATAATACAAATATACAGTATATCGGCCGGATAGATTTTAGTAACCCAAAAAAACCTGCGTTTGACTGGTCCGGCGCGTATATTTACGCAAGGTTTACCGGTACCTCATGTAAGATCAGGGTACAGGAGCCAATGGCGGATTGTTGGTATAACGTTTTTGTTGATAACGCAGCGCAGCCGCTGGTTATTGGTTCGACAGTAGCAGCGGCAGTGGTATATCCTGTTGCCAGCGGGCTAGCGGATACCACGCATTCAATACTTATCACGCGAAGAAATGAAGCGTCACTCGGGAAAACACAGTTTCTCGGGTTTATCCTCGATACTGGGGAGGCATTACAGGCATGTCCCGCGCGTCCCACACGGAGGATTGAAGCAATCGGTGATTCAATCACCTGCGGGTATGGCAATATGGGCGCCGCGACGGATACTTTTAAAAAGTCTACGGAAAACAATTATCTTACTTACGAAGCAATAGCTGCACGGGCGTTAAACGCAGATTTTACAGTTGTTGCATGGTCAGGGAAGGGTGTTATACGCAACTACGACGATTCAGTAACGGCTTCCGCTACGCCATTACCTATGTATTATTACCGTACATTGGGGAATAGTGTTAATTCCTCAACCTGGACTTTTATACCTCAACCACAGGTTATTACGATACATCTTGGGACTAATGATTTCTCAACTAGCCCGAATCCCAGCCAAACACAGTTTGAGAACGCGTACCTCGCATTTGTCCAACAGATACGGTTAAGGAATCCTGATGCGCATATCGTATGTATTTACAGTACATTAATAAAAAGCGCGGTCAAGCCGTATATCCAGGATGTGGTAACACAATCGGGGGATAGTAAAGTACATTTCGCGGATCTCGGAGTTACGCTTAACTATCCCGCAGACTGGGGTGCCAGCGGGCATCCAAACGTAAGCGGGCATCAGAAAATGGCAAATGCGCTGGTACCGTTGATACAAAACTTTTTTGTTGCGGATTCAACTCCGGTTAATACCGCACCGGAAACGCCGTATACACTTACCGGCAGCAGTTATACTCTGACGAATACCACCTGCACGTTTAATACTGCCGCCACCGATCCTGATGGTGATAATGTGAAGTACCGGTACGACTGGGGTGACGGAACTACAACGGAGACTACACTGCAAACTTCTGGAGTAACGGTATCCGTACAGCATTCATGGCCCGCAATCGGGCAGTATAGTGTTAAAACAAAAGCTGTTGATGAGCATAACGAAGAATCCGCGTGGTCAGCTGTATTAACCGTGAGGGTATCTTCCGTAACGTATTACTGCACTCTCAGCACCTCAATAAACCAGGTTGAGTGGGGATACATAACAAAAACACCGGAGAAAAGTGTTTATATTAAAGGTGAACAATTACAACTTACTGCTGTCCCGTCTGAAGGTTATAGGTTCACGAGTTGGTCCGGCGGGGTGACGAGCGAAACAAATCCATTGACCTTAGCATTGGCTACCAATACCGCAGTAACCGCAAATTTTGAGATCATCATCCAAAGTACTTTTAGTTTAACCATAAATATATCCCCTACCGGTGCGGGGGCCGTTACAAAACAGCCGAATATGATACATTACTCATCGGGGACTACGGTAACGCTTACCGCAAAAGCGGCAGAGGGTTATGCTTTTAAAGAATGGGCCGGTGATGTTATGAGTACGTCTAATCCAGTAACGTTTAAGATGTCTTCCCCAAAAACTCTTACCGCCGTATTTGACGTGCGGGCGGTTGAGCAAGAAGATACTGTAAAACCTGCGGAAGTTCATATCGGTTCAAGCGGGGGTATCCGCAAAAAAATCGGTGAGTTAAAACAAAAAATGTCTTCCACAGGACAGTGA
- a CDS encoding pyruvate formate lyase family protein has translation MLSKRFQQFKLEAEKDVGSKQRYDFLLDRAVLLTEGYKLNTAVPFELRRAKALAYLIANTKPRMDESSIIAGYYPHVNGMMIAYPELFGSGVKDINDYVSKKPYKGKQKAQLVDVLEFWTRQAPVSLNTAISDPKIGSYRYNGIFMGSGWCNGHCVPNHEKILKIGYSGVAKEAIAVIKKLKPEAPGFYEHKLFLDGIIDICNAVKVFGENYAAELELRANKCGGTERQRLLILADTCRRVPYYPAESFIDAVQSLWFQHMMITMEDQPNAQSPGRIDQFLYPYFKKDKVDDATATELMTDLFLKYWKPYDVQNTMVGGQRVDGTDAVNELSYITLKVLKDLHMIRPVSVRYHKKTDFGLIEAAADVISDGMGVPMMFNDDIIIPSLLDKGISLEDARDYAIIGCIEVTISGKANPRAVSHLMNLGKCFELAINNGKDMRTGGQLGVETGYLYNCKNSAQLMRIYKQQVEYFAKYAVAMSNTGEKIQASTYPMPILSAMTDDCVSRGVDITKGGARYNYHSTCGIGVPNVADSIAAVDTLCFKTKKLSLRKVYNALKSNYKDTEPVRLLLLNHAPKYGNDIDYVDKYAREVAGHYCDVMSKHRSPTGQYFTHLFSFRWHLDPCGKNCWATPDGRRAGDPLAYSISATQGRDIIGATAVCNSVAKIDHRKSAAGTSFIIELHPSVFDDDGYKKVAALMKTFFDNGGGQLQFNVASADTLKKAQEKPEDYKNLFVRVSGFSSQFVTLDKEMQDHIIARTKHRR, from the coding sequence ATGCTATCAAAAAGGTTTCAGCAGTTTAAACTTGAAGCGGAGAAGGATGTAGGGAGTAAACAGCGGTATGACTTTCTGCTTGACCGCGCTGTATTGTTGACGGAAGGGTATAAGCTTAACACTGCCGTACCGTTCGAACTTAGACGTGCAAAAGCGTTGGCGTACCTCATAGCAAATACTAAACCGCGGATGGATGAATCATCAATTATTGCGGGGTATTACCCGCATGTAAACGGTATGATGATCGCATATCCCGAATTATTTGGGTCAGGGGTGAAAGATATAAATGATTATGTTTCGAAAAAACCATACAAAGGAAAACAAAAAGCGCAGCTTGTCGACGTTCTTGAGTTTTGGACACGGCAGGCGCCGGTGAGTTTAAATACTGCTATTTCTGATCCCAAAATAGGAAGTTATCGATATAACGGCATATTTATGGGTTCTGGTTGGTGTAACGGGCATTGTGTGCCGAATCACGAAAAAATTTTAAAGATAGGGTATTCCGGTGTAGCTAAAGAAGCAATTGCTGTAATTAAGAAATTAAAACCTGAAGCACCAGGTTTTTATGAGCATAAACTGTTTTTAGACGGGATTATCGATATTTGTAATGCTGTAAAAGTTTTTGGGGAGAACTATGCTGCGGAACTTGAACTACGTGCAAATAAATGTGGTGGTACAGAACGCCAGAGGTTGTTAATACTTGCGGATACCTGCCGCCGGGTGCCGTACTATCCTGCGGAAAGTTTTATCGATGCTGTGCAATCATTATGGTTCCAGCATATGATGATTACTATGGAAGACCAGCCTAACGCGCAATCACCCGGCAGGATAGACCAGTTTCTTTATCCTTACTTCAAAAAGGATAAGGTTGATGACGCGACAGCTACTGAATTAATGACAGACTTGTTTTTGAAATACTGGAAACCCTATGATGTGCAGAACACGATGGTTGGCGGGCAGAGGGTTGACGGTACTGACGCAGTAAATGAGTTGTCGTATATCACTCTAAAAGTGCTGAAGGATTTGCATATGATCCGCCCGGTATCCGTTAGATATCACAAGAAAACGGATTTCGGGTTAATTGAAGCTGCTGCGGATGTTATCTCTGACGGTATGGGTGTTCCCATGATGTTCAACGACGATATTATAATCCCGTCATTGCTGGATAAAGGTATTTCTTTGGAAGACGCGAGGGATTATGCGATTATCGGGTGTATTGAAGTGACTATCTCCGGGAAAGCCAACCCCCGAGCGGTGAGTCATTTAATGAACCTCGGAAAATGTTTTGAGCTCGCAATAAATAATGGTAAAGACATGCGTACTGGCGGACAGCTTGGAGTAGAAACCGGGTATCTATATAACTGTAAGAACTCTGCGCAGTTAATGAGAATATATAAGCAACAGGTTGAATATTTTGCGAAGTACGCGGTTGCAATGTCGAATACCGGCGAAAAAATTCAGGCGTCAACTTATCCTATGCCTATCCTCTCTGCGATGACGGATGATTGTGTATCCCGCGGGGTGGACATCACAAAAGGCGGAGCAAGGTATAACTACCATAGTACCTGCGGGATCGGTGTGCCAAATGTTGCGGACTCAATCGCTGCGGTTGATACTTTATGTTTTAAAACAAAAAAGTTGTCATTACGCAAGGTGTATAACGCATTAAAAAGTAATTATAAGGACACTGAACCTGTGCGCCTGTTGTTGCTAAACCACGCGCCAAAGTACGGTAATGATATTGACTATGTGGATAAGTACGCACGTGAAGTTGCGGGGCATTACTGCGACGTTATGAGTAAACACCGCAGCCCTACCGGGCAGTATTTTACGCACCTGTTTTCGTTCCGGTGGCACCTTGATCCGTGCGGGAAAAATTGCTGGGCAACGCCTGACGGGCGCAGGGCCGGTGATCCGCTGGCATACAGTATTTCCGCAACACAGGGACGGGATATTATCGGTGCGACAGCTGTGTGTAATTCAGTTGCAAAAATTGACCATCGGAAGTCCGCGGCAGGGACGTCGTTTATTATTGAACTTCATCCCAGCGTGTTTGATGATGATGGATACAAAAAAGTTGCGGCACTGATGAAAACCTTTTTTGATAACGGCGGGGGTCAGTTGCAGTTCAATGTTGCCTCCGCGGATACTTTAAAAAAAGCACAGGAGAAACCTGAGGATTATAAAAACCTTTTTGTCCGGGTATCAGGTTTCAGCAGCCAGTTTGTTACGCTTGATAAAGAAATGCAGGATCATATTATTGCACGGACTAAGCATAGAAGGTGA